One genomic window of Desulfovibrio psychrotolerans includes the following:
- the yajC gene encoding preprotein translocase subunit YajC: MSFVNAAWAMGDAGQGGQGGFAAFVPLILMFAIFYFLLIRPQQKKAREHKAMLDGLKKGDVVITAGGLYGTVTDVKDDVLTVDLGSTTVRVGRQFVSGLASAPSAAPKEKKK, encoded by the coding sequence ATGTCGTTTGTTAATGCCGCTTGGGCAATGGGTGATGCCGGTCAGGGCGGGCAGGGCGGATTTGCCGCGTTTGTTCCCCTTATCCTCATGTTTGCCATCTTCTACTTTCTGCTCATCCGTCCTCAGCAGAAGAAGGCGCGGGAACACAAGGCGATGCTCGACGGTCTGAAGAAGGGCGATGTCGTGATCACTGCCGGCGGTCTGTACGGCACGGTGACGGACGTGAAGGACGATGTGCTTACGGTGGACCTTGGGTCTACAACCGTGCGTGTTGGACGTCAGTTCGTTTCCGGTCTTGCTTCGGCTCCGTCCGCAGCACCCAAGGAAAAGAAAAAGTAG
- a CDS encoding NAD(P)/FAD-dependent oxidoreductase, translating to MTYVIVGNGVASVGAIEGIRKVDKEGRILVVSEEQTPTYGRPLISYFLAGKIGLDRMSLRPDDFYDRNNVELKLGARVTGLNPDGKTITLADGSTIAYDSLLLATGGIPFMPPIKGLAGPDIYNFTTLAHAEELITLSQSIRKVVVIGGGLIGLKAAEGLFDNGLSVTIVELAPRVLSAAFDDVAGGMVSRRLEHEGLHIRCGNTVEEILRDAEYSRVIGVRLTNGEELECEAVVVAIGVVPSLTPAKEAGLQVKRGIKVDDYLRTSATDVYAAGDVAEAYDMIADDARVTPIWPNAYSQGYYAGLNMTGKKSEKHPGGLAMNAISFYGLATASLGLVNPAPEDGCDVFTFVDEEEQSYRKLVFRNDKLVGYVLVGDIDFAGLYTGFVRFQLPLTDEVKQDLKDGRPSALLWPEHDFETRWTPECE from the coding sequence ATGACATATGTCATCGTCGGCAACGGTGTCGCGTCCGTGGGGGCCATTGAGGGCATACGGAAGGTGGACAAGGAAGGGCGTATCCTCGTGGTGAGCGAGGAGCAGACCCCCACCTATGGCCGTCCGCTTATTTCCTACTTCCTTGCGGGCAAGATCGGTCTGGACCGCATGAGTCTGCGACCCGACGACTTCTACGACAGGAACAACGTGGAACTGAAACTCGGAGCCCGCGTTACCGGACTGAATCCGGACGGAAAGACCATAACGCTGGCTGACGGTTCTACCATTGCATATGACAGCCTGCTGCTTGCCACAGGCGGAATTCCGTTCATGCCCCCCATAAAGGGGCTGGCAGGGCCGGATATATACAACTTCACCACCCTGGCACATGCAGAAGAGCTTATCACGCTTTCCCAGAGCATCCGCAAGGTGGTGGTCATAGGCGGCGGGCTTATAGGTCTGAAAGCTGCCGAAGGCCTTTTCGACAACGGCCTTTCCGTAACGATTGTGGAACTTGCCCCGCGGGTTCTTTCCGCCGCATTCGATGATGTGGCGGGGGGCATGGTTTCCCGCAGGCTGGAACATGAAGGGCTGCATATCCGCTGCGGAAATACCGTGGAAGAGATTCTGCGCGACGCTGAATATTCCAGAGTTATCGGCGTGCGCCTGACCAACGGCGAGGAGCTTGAATGCGAAGCCGTGGTGGTGGCCATAGGTGTGGTGCCCAGCCTTACTCCGGCCAAGGAAGCCGGATTGCAGGTGAAGCGCGGCATAAAGGTGGACGACTACCTGCGCACCAGCGCGACGGACGTATACGCCGCAGGTGACGTGGCCGAGGCCTACGACATGATTGCGGACGATGCCCGTGTGACGCCCATATGGCCCAACGCCTACAGTCAGGGCTATTACGCGGGCCTGAACATGACCGGCAAAAAGAGCGAGAAGCATCCCGGCGGGCTGGCTATGAACGCCATATCCTTTTACGGGCTGGCCACTGCCTCGCTGGGCCTTGTGAACCCTGCGCCGGAAGACGGGTGCGATGTCTTCACCTTTGTGGATGAAGAAGAGCAGTCGTACCGCAAGCTTGTGTTCCGCAATGACAAGCTTGTCGGCTATGTGCTGGTGGGAGATATAGACTTTGCCGGGTTGTACACCGGGTTTGTCCGTTTCCAGCTGCCGCTGACCGACGAAGTGAAGCAGGACCTCAAGGATGGGCGGCCTTCCGCGCTGCTCTGGCCCGAACACGATTTCGAGACGAGGTGGACCCCCGAATGCGAGTAG
- a CDS encoding 4Fe-4S dicluster domain-containing protein codes for MRRVYPNKDFCIGCHICELACLTAHSESKDLIIAVREEQATGLRPCKAVYEKGPVCVSLSCRHCENPTCVTACISGALYKDEASGRTVYDESKCVGCWSCLMACPFGAIRRNPAKGKIIKCDLCEGRDMPACVQACPNAALSYEDR; via the coding sequence ATGCGCAGAGTGTATCCCAACAAGGATTTCTGCATCGGTTGCCACATTTGCGAGTTGGCGTGTCTTACCGCCCATTCGGAAAGCAAGGACCTGATCATTGCCGTGCGCGAGGAACAGGCCACGGGCCTGCGGCCCTGCAAGGCGGTATATGAGAAAGGCCCCGTATGTGTTTCGCTGAGTTGCAGGCACTGTGAGAACCCCACCTGTGTTACGGCCTGCATCTCCGGTGCGCTGTACAAGGACGAAGCAAGCGGCAGGACCGTGTATGACGAGTCCAAATGCGTGGGATGCTGGTCGTGCCTGATGGCATGTCCTTTCGGTGCCATTCGGCGCAACCCCGCCAAGGGCAAGATCATCAAGTGCGATCTGTGTGAAGGACGGGATATGCCGGCCTGTGTTCAGGCCTGTCCCAATGCCGCACTGAGCTACGAAGACCGCTAG
- a CDS encoding glutamate synthase-related protein has protein sequence MLFKPISQNFNDFVIDRDKERCINCEVCVRQCSYEAHFWDDARQCVNHDNTKCVGCHRCEALCPTGCLTIKKNPADFRDNALWTPTYMKHIYKQGDTGGILLSGMGSPSAKPIYWDNLQLDASQVTNPSIDPLREPMELRTYLGSKPDKVEVEQTPEGPKLKTKIGPQIKLEYPIMFSAMSFGSINFNLHKAMAMAATELGIVYNTGEGGLHPTLYEYGPNTIVQVASGRFGVHKDYLNAGAAIEIKVGQGAKPGIGGHLPGEKIDEEVSKTRMVPVGSDAISPAPHHDIYSIEDLLQLIYALKEATEYRVPVSVKIAAVHNAAAIASGIVRAGADIVVLDGFRGGTGAAPTMIRDNVGIPVELALAQVDNRLRDEGIRNWASLVVAGGTRCSADVIKAIALGADAVYIATAALISVGCTLCGRCYTGKCPWGIATNEARLKKRQNPEIAARRMTNLVRAWGHEIQEMLGGMGLNSIESLRGNRDKLRGIGLNEVELDILGVKHAGR, from the coding sequence TTGCTTTTCAAGCCGATTAGCCAGAATTTCAACGATTTCGTGATAGACAGGGACAAAGAGCGTTGCATCAACTGCGAAGTGTGTGTACGCCAGTGCTCCTATGAAGCCCATTTCTGGGATGACGCACGCCAGTGTGTGAATCACGACAATACCAAGTGTGTCGGCTGTCACCGGTGCGAGGCGCTCTGTCCCACCGGGTGCCTGACAATAAAAAAGAACCCGGCGGATTTCCGCGACAATGCCCTGTGGACGCCCACGTATATGAAGCACATATACAAGCAGGGCGACACCGGAGGCATTCTCCTTTCCGGTATGGGCAGCCCGAGCGCCAAACCCATTTACTGGGACAACCTGCAGCTTGATGCCAGCCAGGTGACCAACCCTTCCATAGACCCGCTGCGCGAGCCTATGGAGTTGCGGACGTACCTTGGCTCCAAGCCGGACAAGGTGGAAGTGGAGCAGACCCCGGAAGGGCCGAAGTTGAAGACCAAAATCGGGCCGCAGATCAAGCTGGAATATCCCATCATGTTCTCGGCCATGTCCTTCGGTTCCATCAACTTCAACCTGCACAAGGCCATGGCCATGGCGGCCACGGAGCTGGGCATTGTCTACAACACGGGCGAGGGCGGCCTGCACCCCACCCTGTATGAATACGGTCCCAACACCATTGTACAGGTGGCTTCCGGACGGTTCGGCGTGCACAAGGATTACCTTAATGCCGGTGCCGCCATTGAGATTAAGGTGGGACAGGGAGCCAAGCCGGGAATCGGCGGGCATCTGCCCGGTGAGAAGATTGACGAGGAAGTTTCCAAGACCCGTATGGTTCCCGTCGGGTCGGATGCCATTTCTCCTGCGCCGCACCACGACATCTATTCCATTGAAGACCTGCTGCAGCTTATCTACGCCCTGAAGGAAGCCACGGAATACCGGGTTCCTGTTTCGGTGAAGATAGCCGCCGTGCATAATGCGGCTGCCATTGCTTCGGGCATTGTCCGGGCCGGGGCCGATATTGTGGTGCTGGATGGTTTCCGTGGCGGCACGGGGGCAGCTCCCACCATGATCCGCGACAACGTGGGCATTCCTGTGGAACTGGCCCTTGCTCAGGTGGATAACCGCCTGCGCGATGAAGGCATACGCAACTGGGCTTCTCTTGTGGTGGCAGGCGGCACGCGCTGCTCGGCGGACGTTATCAAGGCCATAGCCCTTGGTGCTGACGCCGTGTACATAGCGACCGCCGCTCTCATCTCCGTGGGTTGCACCTTGTGCGGGCGCTGCTACACCGGCAAGTGCCCGTGGGGCATAGCCACCAACGAGGCACGTCTGAAGAAGCGCCAGAATCCCGAAATTGCGGCCCGTCGCATGACCAATCTGGTCAGGGCGTGGGGACACGAGATTCAGGAAATGCTCGGCGGTATGGGGCTTAACTCCATTGAGAGCCTGCGGGGCAACCGCGACAAGCTGCGCGGCATTGGCCTGAATGAAGTGGAACTTGACATCCTTGGTGTCAAACACGCGGGGAGGTAG
- a CDS encoding class II glutamine amidotransferase yields the protein MKAPSNFWQFDKDISGCGVFGVIDRQKNLIPGTMPINAMCTMHDRGNGLGGGFAAYGIYPERAEEYAFHLMCDDKASLDRAEEVIKEHFDISVSEPIPTRRVLSIKNPPVMWRFFVTPKARRPRWEELGEQDYVVNVVMFINRIGGAFVFSSGKNMGAFKGVGFPEDIADFFRLDEYTAYIWTGHNRFPTNTPGWWGGAHPFTILDWAIVHNGEISSYGINRRYLCQHDYECTMMTDTEVVAYMLDLLIRKHGMTHEMACKVLAPPFWDEIDRMDADDRKLYEALRMVYGSGCLNGPFAILVTDANTMMGLNDRVKLRPLVIAEKDSMVFMSSEESSIREVCRDLDRVWAPKAGEPVIVRLEA from the coding sequence ATGAAGGCTCCCAGTAATTTCTGGCAATTTGACAAGGATATCTCCGGGTGCGGTGTCTTCGGCGTTATTGACAGGCAGAAGAACCTTATACCCGGCACCATGCCCATTAACGCCATGTGCACCATGCACGACAGGGGGAACGGGCTTGGCGGTGGTTTTGCCGCCTACGGCATATACCCTGAGCGGGCGGAAGAGTACGCCTTTCACCTCATGTGTGACGACAAGGCATCGCTGGACCGGGCGGAAGAGGTTATCAAGGAACACTTTGATATTTCCGTTTCGGAGCCTATTCCCACGCGCCGGGTGCTGAGCATAAAGAATCCGCCCGTCATGTGGCGCTTCTTTGTCACGCCCAAGGCGCGGCGTCCCAGATGGGAAGAGCTTGGTGAACAGGACTATGTGGTGAACGTGGTCATGTTCATCAACCGCATCGGGGGGGCATTTGTCTTCTCCAGCGGCAAGAACATGGGGGCGTTCAAGGGGGTGGGTTTTCCGGAAGACATCGCAGACTTCTTCCGGCTGGACGAATACACGGCCTACATCTGGACCGGGCATAACCGTTTTCCCACCAACACGCCGGGCTGGTGGGGCGGGGCGCACCCGTTTACCATTCTGGACTGGGCCATTGTGCATAACGGCGAGATTTCTTCTTACGGCATAAACCGCCGGTATCTTTGTCAGCATGACTACGAATGTACCATGATGACGGATACGGAGGTGGTGGCCTATATGCTGGACCTGCTTATCCGCAAGCACGGAATGACGCATGAGATGGCCTGCAAGGTGCTTGCACCGCCCTTCTGGGACGAGATAGACCGCATGGATGCCGATGACAGAAAGCTCTACGAGGCGCTGCGAATGGTCTATGGTTCCGGATGCCTGAACGGGCCTTTTGCCATTCTGGTAACCGATGCCAACACCATGATGGGCCTGAACGACAGGGTGAAGCTGCGGCCCCTTGTCATTGCGGAAAAGGATTCCATGGTGTTCATGTCCAGCGAGGAAAGCTCCATCCGTGAGGTGTGTCGCGATCTTGACCGCGTATGGGCACCTAAGGCCGGTGAACCCGTTATCGTAAGACTGGAGGCGTAA